The Trichosurus vulpecula isolate mTriVul1 chromosome 3, mTriVul1.pri, whole genome shotgun sequence genome includes a window with the following:
- the CCN5 gene encoding CCN family member 5 codes for MRTPRERPLLALSLLCLLFEVCAQLCRMPCTCPWLPPRCPPGAPLVLDGCGCCRVCARRLGEPCDQLNICDQSQGLVCNYSATPGDSRGTCNFPEDDGSCEVNGRTYRDGETFQPSCKFQCHCSDGGFTCIPLCSEDVRLPSWDCPYPKRVDVPGKCCQEWVCDQGVQPVPPAVPRFLGPPVPLSPRFACQEWSTLWGPCSATCGLGVATRMTNQNPHCRLEMQHRLCLLRVCPPL; via the exons ATGAGGACTCCACGGGAGAGGCCACTGCTCgcgctctctctcctctgcctcctgtTTGAG GTATGTGCCCAGCTCTGCCGGATGCCATGTACCTGCCCCTGGTTACCCCCACGCTGCCCTCCTGGGGCACCCCTTGTCCTGGATGGCTGCGGCTGCTGCAGGGTGTGTGCTCGGAGGCTGGGGGAGCCCTGTGACCAACTCAACATCTGTGACCAGAGCCAGGGGCTGGTATGCAACTACAGTGCCACCCCAGGGGACAGCAGAGGCACCTGCAATT TTCCAGAAGATGATGGCAGCTGTGAGGTGAATGGGAGGACCTACCGGGATGGGGAGACCTTTCAGCCAAGTTGCAAGTTCCAATGCCATTGCTCAGATGGGGGGTTCACCTGCATCCCCCTTTGCAGCGAGGATGTGCGGCTGCCCAGCTGGGACTGCCCCTACCCTAAACGAGTTGATGTCCCTGGGAAGTGCTGCCAAGAATGGGTCTGTGACCAGGGAGTCCAACCCGTCCCACCAGCAG TGCCCCGGTTCCTGGGACCTCCAGTACCACTGTCCCCTCGATTTGCCTGCCAGGAATGGAGCACACTGTGGGGCCCCTGTTCTGCCACTTGTGGGCTGGGTGTGGCCACTCGAATGACCAATCAGAATCCACACTGCCGACTGGAGATGCAGCATCGTCTGTGCCTTCTCAGGGTCTGTCCTCCTTTATGA